From Bradyrhizobium symbiodeficiens, the proteins below share one genomic window:
- the exbB gene encoding tonB-system energizer ExbB, protein MKTMTSRASLAAAAMLAVAWLASPVSAQTQTPSAPAQSAAQPAPVSPAPTAPAITAPAVPAPSAPTAAAPVAPAASQAATVSTTVKPDAKPDAAAGVAPAMKELSPWVMFMSADVIVKAVMIGLAFASLMTWTVLIAKSIELSVASTKLRSALKKIAESRSLAEAQMALGAKEGILPSFLAAALREARMSAGLSSDTGIKERAASSFSEIVRAEARRIRIGMGVLATIGSTSPFVGLFGTVWGIMNSFIGISKSQTTNLAVVAPGIAEALLATAIGLVAAIPAVIIYNHFSRVTKSYLELVSRASGAAGRLLSRDLDRSHGSVHSRAAE, encoded by the coding sequence ATGAAGACCATGACCTCGAGAGCCAGCCTTGCCGCCGCCGCGATGCTGGCGGTCGCCTGGCTCGCATCCCCCGTTTCGGCCCAGACCCAAACCCCCTCGGCGCCGGCACAGTCGGCGGCCCAGCCGGCCCCGGTCAGTCCGGCTCCGACGGCCCCGGCAATCACCGCGCCTGCTGTCCCGGCGCCTTCGGCTCCGACGGCGGCCGCCCCGGTTGCTCCGGCGGCGTCCCAGGCGGCCACCGTTTCGACCACCGTCAAGCCTGATGCCAAGCCCGATGCGGCGGCCGGCGTCGCGCCGGCGATGAAGGAGTTGTCACCTTGGGTGATGTTCATGTCGGCGGACGTCATCGTGAAGGCGGTGATGATCGGGCTCGCCTTCGCATCGCTGATGACCTGGACCGTCCTGATCGCCAAGTCGATCGAGCTGTCGGTCGCATCCACCAAGCTTCGTTCGGCCCTGAAGAAGATTGCGGAGTCGCGCTCGCTTGCAGAAGCGCAGATGGCGCTCGGAGCCAAGGAGGGCATCCTGCCGTCGTTCCTGGCGGCGGCGCTGCGCGAGGCGCGGATGTCGGCCGGCCTGTCCAGTGATACCGGCATCAAGGAGCGCGCGGCCTCCAGCTTTTCCGAGATCGTGCGCGCCGAGGCGCGGCGGATCCGCATCGGCATGGGCGTGCTCGCGACCATCGGCTCGACCTCGCCCTTCGTCGGCCTGTTCGGCACGGTCTGGGGCATCATGAACAGCTTCATCGGCATCTCGAAATCGCAGACCACGAACCTCGCCGTCGTCGCGCCCGGCATCGCCGAAGCGCTGCTCGCCACCGCGATCGGCCTCGTCGCCGCGATCCCGGCCGTCATCATCTACAACCACTTCTCGCGCGTGACGAAGAGCTATCTCGAACTCGTCAGCCGCGCCTCGGGCGCCGCGGGGCGGCTGCTCTCGCGTGATCTCGATCGCAGCCACGGCAGCGTGCATTCGCGCGCAGCGGAGTGA
- the exbD gene encoding TonB system transport protein ExbD has translation MGVSLADNDDDDDFSETHDINVTPFIDVILVLLIIFMVAAPLSTVDLPIDLPTSSATPQKKPDKPTYLSIKPDLTLALGENPVHRAELIGTLDGLSDMSKDKYVFLRADKSVPYGELMGVMELLRSGGYTRVKLVALEGAPGAPAAGAAQP, from the coding sequence ATGGGCGTTTCGCTCGCAGACAACGATGACGACGACGATTTCTCGGAAACGCATGACATCAACGTCACGCCGTTCATCGACGTCATTCTGGTGCTGCTGATCATCTTCATGGTCGCAGCGCCGCTCTCCACGGTCGACCTGCCGATCGATCTACCGACGTCCAGCGCGACGCCGCAGAAGAAGCCGGACAAGCCGACCTATCTCAGCATCAAGCCCGATCTGACGCTTGCCCTCGGGGAAAACCCGGTCCACCGCGCCGAACTGATCGGGACGCTCGACGGACTGTCCGACATGAGCAAGGACAAGTACGTGTTCCTGCGTGCTGACAAGTCGGTGCCGTATGGGGAGTTGATGGGCGTCATGGAGCTCCTGCGCTCGGGCGGCTATACGCGGGTGAAGCTGGTGGCGCTGGAAGGCGCGCCGGGAGCGCCTGCGGCAGGCGCCGCTCAGCCTTAG
- a CDS encoding energy transducer TonB family protein, whose protein sequence is MSDELRPSRKLWILAAVAALVLHLGGAALALAHLHADDDGDGLGANGAEFAVEMASPKAPETDLPPGPDSEAMQEQQALPEQKAETKETELPKDQSQEVEDPDRVVTENNAKKPTEDDPKIQAVETPAAEASPKSVATARQTLEEEAREAEKALAPVIGIGKDVLKLTADWNRKISAHLSLHKINPEGKHPNNQKVKVSFAINRKGNVLSVDVVESSGDAAYDAAAVSIVRKSDPIPQPPAALTEDRFERTVDIIFTPADAKKKKTAQRQ, encoded by the coding sequence ATGTCGGACGAACTCAGACCATCCCGGAAGCTCTGGATCCTGGCGGCGGTGGCCGCGCTCGTGCTCCATCTGGGTGGTGCTGCGCTCGCGCTGGCGCATTTGCACGCCGACGACGACGGCGACGGCCTCGGTGCGAACGGCGCGGAATTCGCGGTGGAGATGGCCTCGCCCAAGGCGCCCGAAACCGATCTGCCGCCCGGGCCTGACAGCGAAGCGATGCAGGAGCAGCAGGCGCTTCCCGAGCAGAAGGCCGAGACCAAGGAGACGGAGCTTCCCAAGGACCAGTCGCAGGAGGTCGAGGATCCCGACCGCGTCGTGACCGAGAACAACGCGAAGAAGCCGACGGAAGACGATCCGAAGATTCAGGCGGTCGAAACGCCGGCCGCCGAAGCCTCGCCGAAATCGGTCGCGACGGCACGGCAGACGCTCGAGGAGGAGGCGCGCGAGGCCGAGAAGGCGCTGGCGCCCGTCATCGGCATCGGTAAGGACGTCCTGAAGCTGACGGCCGACTGGAACCGCAAGATCAGCGCGCATTTGTCGCTGCACAAGATCAATCCGGAAGGCAAACATCCCAACAACCAGAAGGTCAAGGTCAGCTTCGCGATCAACCGGAAGGGCAACGTGCTATCGGTGGATGTCGTGGAGTCGTCAGGGGATGCAGCCTACGACGCGGCCGCGGTCTCGATCGTCCGCAAGTCGGATCCGATCCCGCAGCCGCCTGCCGCGCTGACCGAGGACCGGTTCGAGCGGACCGTCGACATCATTTTCACGCCCGCTGACGCGAAAAAGAA